From Homalodisca vitripennis isolate AUS2020 unplaced genomic scaffold, UT_GWSS_2.1 ScUCBcl_5657;HRSCAF=12487, whole genome shotgun sequence, one genomic window encodes:
- the LOC124373468 gene encoding pyruvate carboxylase, mitochondrial-like: protein MAGVTVTGMSRSMRSQVKSRFIHWSLSTTATRGQATQISYKAAPKGDVEFKPIRSVLCANRGEIAIRVFRACTELGIRSVAIYSEQDKMHMHRQKADESYLVGKGLPPVQAYLNIPEIIRVAKENDVDAIHPGYGFLSERSDFAQAVIDAGIRFIGPSPFVVQQMGDKVAARVAAIEAGVPIVPGTDGPVTTTDEAMEFCLKHGLPVIFKAAYGGGGRGMRVVRKMEEVKENFERATSEAAAAFGNGAMFIERFIERPRHIEVQLMGDKAGNVVHLYERDCSVQRRHQKVVEIAPAPHLDDKVRQSMFTNAVNLARHVGYSNAGTVEFLADSSGGFYFIEVNARLQVEHTVTEEITGVDLVQTQIRVAEGMTLPELGLTQEKIHQQGYAIQCRVTTEDPAKNFQPDTGRIEVFRSGEGMGIRLDGASAFAGAIISPYYDSLLVKVIAHAADLQASCAKMSRALCEFRVRGVKTNIPFLLNVLQNQKFVNGTVDTYFIDENPQLFTMKPSQNRAQKLLNYLGSVLVNGPSTPLATELKPADVKPPIPELPIGMWPVTDYCLTWWRLSASFQIFFYRKPIPVNNM, encoded by the exons ATGGCCGGAGTCACAGTCACTGGGATGTCACGCTCGATGAGGAGCCAGGTCAAGTCAAGGTTCATCCACTGGTCTCTGTCCACCACAGCGACCAGAGGACAGGCCACCCAGATCAGCTACAAGGCTGCTCCCAAAGGCGATGTCGAGTTCAAACCCATCCGCAGCGTACTTTGTGCTAACAGAG GAGAGATCGCTATACGAGTGTTCCGAGCATGTACGGAGCTGGGTATCAGATCGGTGGCCATATATTCCGAGCAGGATAAGATGCACATGCACAGACAGAAGGCTGATGAGTCATACCTTGTTGGCAAGGGTCTGCCACCAGTCCAGGCCTATCTTAACATTCCAGAAATCATTCGAGTCGCTAAG GAGAATGACGTAGACGCCATCCATCCTGGTTACGGTTTCTTGTCCGAGCGATCAGATTTTGCCCAGGCAGTGATTGACGCAGGAATAAGATTCATCGGCCCTTCACCTTTTGTAGTTCAACAGATGGGAGACAAAGTCGCAGCAAGAGTGGCTGCCATTGAGGCAG GAGTGCCGATTGTTCCTGGCACAGACGGCCCAGTCACCACTACGGACGAGGCCATGGAATTTTGCCTCAAACACGGTCTGCCTGTCATCTTCAAGGCTGCCTATGGAGGTGGAGGCCGAGGTATGAGAGTGGTGCGCAAAATGGAG GAAGTAAAAGAGAACTTTGAAAGAGCGACATCAGAAGCAGCTGCTGCATTCGGTAACGGAGCGATGTTCATTGAGCGCTTCATCGAGCGACCGCGTCACATTGAAGTGCAGCTCATGGGAGACAAGGCTGGCAACGTGGTGCACCTGTACGAGAGGGACTGCTCAGTCCAGCGCAGACACCAGAAGGTGGTGGAGATTGCACCTGCACCTCACCTTGACGATAAG GTTCGTCAATCGATGTTCACCAATGCTGTGAATCTTGCCAGACACGTCGGCTACTCTAATGCAGGAACTGTAGAGTTCTTGGCAGATAGCAGCGGAGGATTCTACTTTATAGAAGTCAATGCTCGGCTCCAAGTAGAGCACACTGTCACAGAGGAAATCACTGG agTGGATTTGGTACAAACTCAAATTCGAGTTGCTGAAGGCATGACCCTGCCAGAGCTTGGTCTCACCCAAGAGAAGATCCATCAGCAAGGTTACGCAATACAGTGCCGAGTGACGACGGAAGATCCTGCCAAAAACTTCCAACCTGACACTGGCAGGATTGAG GTATTCAGGAGTGGAGAGGGTATGGGTATCCGATTGGATGGAGCCTCAGCATTTGCTGGTGCCATCATTTCACCATACTACGACTCACTGCTAGTGAAGGTCATTGCCCATGCTGCCGATTTGCAAGCCTCTTGCGCCAAGATGAGTCGAGCACTGTGTGAGTTCCGAGTCCGAGGTGTCAAG ACGAACATTCCATTCTTGTTGAACGTACTGCAGAATCAGAAGTTTGTCAATGGAACAGTCGACACATATTTTATTGACGAAAATCCGCAACTATTTACAATGAAACCCTCACAAAACAGAGCCCAGAAACTGCTCAACTATCTCGGTTCTGTCCTCGTCAACGGTCCTTCTACACCTCTAGCAACTGAACTGAAACCTGCTGACGTCAAGCCTCCAATACCCGAGCTGCCAATTGGTATGTGGCCTGTAACTGACTATTGTCTCACCTGGTGGAGGCTCTCTGCTTcctttcaaattttcttttatcGAAAACCAATTCctgtaaataatatgtaa